Below is a window of Arabidopsis thaliana chromosome 2, partial sequence DNA.
TGATTGGGTTCTAGAGTTTTGAAATGTCAATGTATATTTTAGTacttagaaacaaaaaaactatcatACACTGTTTTTAGTTATTTcacaatttcatttttaaatttattgaacttggatatttttgttatattgaCTCTGTTATTACATAATTTTGAGTATATTACTATTTACATGCTATTACAGtaaaatgcattttttttgtttagctactatgtttttgttcagatttctctgtttttttatttttctctttttactaTTTCCTAATTTGGTAAGTCGAAAAGTATTGGAAGACAACATTGTCAAAGTGAAGTTAActaaagtatataaaaaaaaataactacagtattcaaacaaacaaacttcaaagaagtttttgtttgaactaTTTTTTCCTAATGagattataatcgaattgatGTTTGCTAATAAGAGCCACAACAAGATGTATAAACAAAagcagaaaagaagaagaagaagatcaaatgCGAATATAAAAATAGGTTTATTTAGATGTTGCTAATAACAATAACTAAGTAACCACCAATGGCGGGAACAAACGGTTGGAAACTGCCACTAGGAAAAAGGCCGTAGAAAAATACATGAACGCCAATTCTGGGCAGATGCAACAAAAAcgtacaaaacaaaaaacacagcTGCAGAAAAAGGAGACAGAGAGATTTCTCAacgtcttctcttctctctgcaACTGCAATTATGACTGTACattgacaaacaaacaaaaaagtttcatggatcaaaaaaaaatagttacaGAGGATTTTCTTTGTAGAATAAAGCGATGTCTGGATTGAAGAATCAGCTTTGGTGTCTCAAGTATTAGAAGCAAGATAATTATTGTTGTGAGCCATCGCCACCAGTTGAGAGTTTTGTGTAATCAATTGCAGAGTCACCTGAGAATTGTAATAATGACGTTAAACCACAGAAATTTTCGGTAATTTAAATGCTAATAACAAGACTTACTTCGGGTAGAGTCAGTTGATGAGCGTGGAGGTGAAACGCTTCCTTTGATATCTGCATTAACATTTACAAGAAACTATGAGAAAGGTAGGAGGCTACATGCTGTAATCCGcaaaagaaatgagaaaacaaacagTTTTTGCACCTAAAGAATGGCGAGAACCACGAACAGCGTCAAAGTTTCTGTACGTATAGCCcacaaaattgatattttgagGGGTTATGCTCACCTACGAGCAAAAACAAAGGTCCGGTAGAACGATAAGTACAGAGCAGGACCCCGCGAATAAGCGAAATGATGATATAAGATTTTCCTGAGAATTGTAGTACCTTCCATGACGGTCCAGATCCTGTTCTTGCTGGTTTTGGACACTCCACCTAAGGAAAGAATCCGAATATGATACCACTGAAAAAGAACTTTTTAATCCTTGAGATGGCGGACTTTTACCTCATCGAATTTCATAAAATTCTGGGTATCAAGTTCTCCATTGACCACTGGCTTAAAAGCTGCATCCATCTCATAGAGTTTTTCCCATTCCACATCTTTGAACCAAGTATGAGCCTAGAtgtatcttgttttgttaaaaaaaagaatgtaataGACAAAGAGTAGAAGGTGAACagtctttttattatatttacataCTTTGATTTGCTCGGCTCCGGCTCCATGAGAACCAAGCCTGTGCTCAGAATCACAAAGCAACCTACAAATGAGATCTCTTGCCTCAGGTGTCAACCTTGCACCCTCGGGGAATACTAAATGAGTTCTCCAGCTCACAATCTAAATTCCATCAAATGTCAATTTAGAGATATAAAAGAAGATGTGAAAGATCCTAAGAAAAACAGACCCAACACAGAAAGCTTCCACCGTCTTAAAATCTCATTTTACCATCAACAAGAATATTCAAAATGATATAAGAGCAAAGTGGAAACTACTGTAAATTTAGTTACAAGTAGACCTTTCTACATGTTGTTACAGGGTCATCGGAGTAAAATGGTGGATAACCAACGAGCATCTCATACATAATGGCCCCCAAAGACCACCTGCACTCAAATGAATGCATATGAGTCgatgatgaaagaaaatagatatGTGTCGATCAACTAGTAGATAAGCAGcaagaaaagatgaaaagcTGATCatgaatattttatgtaatGTTAACGTAGATAACCCTAATGATATAATAAGGAAGGGTTCTATGGAGAATAATCTATAAGATCATTAATGTAACGCACCAGTCACACTCTACACCGTATCCCTTCTTCAGCAACACCTCTGGTGCAATATAATCTGGGGTACCTACCGTAGAATATGCCTGTTTCAAAACAAGAGCACACCAAAGCCAGAGAGTTTAGACATAAACCCAAAGGAGCAGTTTAAAGCATACCCCAAAGATtgatatgataaataaaaggttttaaaCAGAGTTTTGTACTACACCagttttcttctgtttatcTGCCAATGCTGCAGCTGTTCCAGTGGGCTCTTCCAACGCCTTCCACGACGTCCTATCGAGCAGTTCTCATCACCATCGATTGATTCATTTATATTCTCATCATTCAAAGGTTCATTTACGTTCATAGCCGAAATATTTCTACAATCGAGAGGCTTACAAAGACCAAAATCCGACAGCTTCATATGACCATACTTGTCCAACAGAAGATTGTCTGGTTTTATATCCCTGCAAAAGATCTAcctcaaatatatatacaatttaattctCCATTCAGAATGATGAGACCAGAAACAAGTAGACTAACCTGTGAACATAATTATGCTTATGTATGGACTCAATAGCCAAAACACTTTGGGCAATGTAAAACCGAGCCACAGTTTCCGTCAAAGTCTCTTCCCTCATAAGCAAAGTCATCACATCACCACCAGACAGATACTCCATGATAAGGTACAAATATTCTGGATCTTGGAACGAATAATAAAGCTTCACAATACAGTCACTAGCAACTTCGGCTAGCAAGTTCCTCTCAGCTCTAACATGTTCAACCTATTCAGAACGATCAACCAGATACTATACTTAAAGCCCGAAATTTTATGCATAATCATAACATAAATGAGATAACTGTGAGACTCACTTGCCCCCTACTAAGCATTTCAGACTTCTTAAGCTTCTTCATAGCATAAATGTTGCCTGTCTTTTTCTCACGGCAGAGTCTTACCTAAGGAAGATACCCATTTACGAATAGTTAAAGTGGCGTTCTTATAACAACAAATGTTCAAAGATGGTAATACCCAAAAAGACTAACCTCACCAAAAGCTCCTCTCCCGATAATACTCAGAAGATCAAAATCGTCAACGCAAAGCCTGTTCCTCATTAATCTAGTATACTCTGTCTCTTTCCTCTGCAAATCCTCCAGCAACTCGAGTTGTTCTTTTTCTGATACATCTAAAGATGCAATCTTTTGTTCTAGCACCCAACGCCTGCAAATCAAAAGAACCCTATTTCCATTAATACTTTAGAGAAAGACCTCTCAgtgtttaacaaaaacattacaGCTCCCTAAAAACAACACCATTCAGataacagaagaagatgaacgaGAAATTTCGTGAAATTCTGCAACAGATCAAATTGTATTCTTCTTTTAGGAATAGAAACAAACAGATAATGTGCAAACAAAAACGGTACCTTTCTTTACGTTGTTGAATGTGTCTCATGCGTCTATTGTAATGGTTTTCAATATACTTCTTCGCTGCAGCAACTTTCTCCAATGTTGAATTTGAAACCAACCCTTCATCCTCAAAATTATCCTCAACCTCCGACGTCACCTTCGCCAGCACCACCTCATCTTCCTCTTGATTCTCCATTTTTGGTtctcgaaaaaaaaaaaaactcttttgcttctctctaAATTCAGAGAATCTCTCGCATTTCTCTTTCCTTGGTCAATTGTGAGAACAATATGATTGCGAGAACGAAAATAAGtctctcttcatctccatcgATCAATGGCAATTTacaagtttggatttttgaaaTCTAGAAAAAGGAATCACGAATTATGACCTggaaatttttggttttactatTTTTGCTATCTTCAGGAAAAAGGAAGATTAAACCACAAATCAAAACCGGACACGTGGATTGAAggaaaattttgacaaaccGGAAACCACAGTAAAACCCTTTTTGGACAAAGTATATATGcataaaataaagaatgttttaactttagtttaaataattatagaaAGTTGTTGTTATTATCTTAATTGTATTcaataataacataaaaataataataatctacTCTTCaccaaaaagaattaaaaaaaaaatctacttatttaaatttctttaatttttatttataatcaaaaaatctttataggcatatatttgaataaagatggaattttaaatatgataaGAAATTaacttcatttttctaattattatgttacaaaagtatttttaaactaattatttttaaattattattattttattttatttaatcaataaatctgtaaaaatattataataatagttattattattattcttcttattattattattattattat
It encodes the following:
- a CDS encoding AGC (cAMP-dependent, cGMP-dependent and protein kinase C) kinase family protein (AGC (cAMP-dependent, cGMP-dependent and protein kinase C) kinase family protein; FUNCTIONS IN: kinase activity; INVOLVED IN: protein amino acid phosphorylation; LOCATED IN: cellular_component unknown; EXPRESSED IN: 9 plant structures; EXPRESSED DURING: 6 growth stages; CONTAINS InterPro DOMAIN/s: Protein kinase, ATP binding site (InterPro:IPR017441), Serine/threonine-protein kinase domain (InterPro:IPR002290), Serine/threonine-protein kinase-like domain (InterPro:IPR017442), Protein kinase, C-terminal (InterPro:IPR017892), Protein kinase-like domain (InterPro:IPR011009), Serine/threonine-protein kinase, active site (InterPro:IPR008271), AGC-kinase, C-terminal (InterPro:IPR000961), Protein kinase, catalytic domain (InterPro:IPR000719); BEST Arabidopsis thaliana protein match is: AGC (cAMP-dependent, cGMP-dependent and protein kinase C) kinase family protein (TAIR:AT4G33080.1); Has 103456 Blast hits to 101588 proteins in 3064 species: Archae - 123; Bacteria - 12796; Metazoa - 37501; Fungi - 11276; Plants - 22937; Viruses - 407; Other Eukaryotes - 18416 (source: NCBI BLink).), which codes for MENQEEDEVVLAKVTSEVEDNFEDEGLVSNSTLEKVAAAKKYIENHYNRRMRHIQQRKERRWVLEQKIASLDVSEKEQLELLEDLQRKETEYTRLMRNRLCVDDFDLLSIIGRGAFGEVRLCREKKTGNIYAMKKLKKSEMLSRGQVEHVRAERNLLAEVASDCIVKLYYSFQDPEYLYLIMEYLSGGDVMTLLMREETLTETVARFYIAQSVLAIESIHKHNYVHRDIKPDNLLLDKYGHMKLSDFGLCKPLDCRNISAMNVNEPLNDENINESIDGDENCSIGRRGRRWKSPLEQLQHWQINRRKLAYSTVGTPDYIAPEVLLKKGYGVECDWWSLGAIMYEMLVGYPPFYSDDPVTTCRKIVSWRTHLVFPEGARLTPEARDLICRLLCDSEHRLGSHGAGAEQIKAHTWFKDVEWEKLYEMDAAFKPVVNGELDTQNFMKFDEVECPKPARTGSGPSWKVSITPQNINFVGYTYRNFDAVRGSRHSLDIKGSVSPPRSSTDSTRSDSAIDYTKLSTGGDGSQQ